In a single window of the Montipora capricornis isolate CH-2021 chromosome 11, ASM3666992v2, whole genome shotgun sequence genome:
- the LOC138024090 gene encoding protein P54-like isoform X1, with the protein MEWEDKFSSIVRETETNLARVRDRLHPSNKTKALGRSSGNHYGGSLSSLYTPGNLRSQMSRPSTVPWDKQSSVKTVGITTGVTSSQASPALVSALFERVEQQSEIVNHLKNTVMELEKERESHAGEIQRMKEEINKLNERLRERGVDIETERKLEQFKRDVYSQLEFVQSQTKLRQSEGENSLRSDAAAINELRRIVEDETESIQRDIEHLKTKLGKMELEVHSTHSDSRDVLRKQDRLDRVLSSLSENQRSQSRSLNSVVDERHSHANEVRELKHLVSKLSHRCSELESELQSSIRNSTVSSSNNSSSRHSRSRPSIHSRSTNGSTRSQRKVKASKSKTASDDLVLSSSNDSDLSLTTLDMSSPSDTDLTSVHLDRSLRGISSRNGIKNISSSSLSSLNSDDLLK; encoded by the exons ATGGAATGGGAAGACAAATTTTCCTCGATTGTGCGTGAAACAGAGACAAATTTAGCGAGAGTTCGA GACCGTTTACATCCTTCCAATAAAACAAAAGCGTTGGGCCGCTCAAGTGGAAACCATTATGGAG GGTCCTTGAGTTCCCTTTACACACCAGGCAACCTCAGGTCTCAAATGTCAAGACCATCAACTGTGCCATGGGATAAACAAAGTTCAGTAAAGACAGTTGGCATAACAACTGGTGTAACATCCAGTCAGGCATCTCCTGCTTTGGTCAGTGCTCTGTTTGAAAGAGTTGAGCAACAATCAGAG ATAGTAAACCATTTAAAGAATACAGTGATGGAGCTGGAGAAAGAAAGGGAGAGCCATGCGGGAGAGATACAGAGAATGAAAG AGGAAATAAACAAGCTGAATGAAAGGCTGAGAGAAAGAGGAGTGGACATAGAAACAGAACGGAAACTTGAGCAG TTCAAGCGTGATGTGTACAGTCAGCTCGAATTTGTACAAAGTCAGACAAAACTGAGACAGAGTGAGGGTGAAAACTCCCTTCGGAGTGATGCAGCAGCTATTAATGAACT AAGAAGAATAGTAGAGGATGAGACGGAATCAATACAAAGAGATATTGAGCATCTGAAAACAAAACTGG GCAAAATGGAACTTGAAGTTCATTCAACCCATAGTGATTCAAGAGACGTTCTTAGAAAGCAGGACAGACTGGACAGG gttttgtcatcattgtcaGAGAATCAACGCTCTCAGTCCAGAAGTCTGAACAGTGTCGTTGATGAGAGGCATTCACATGCAAATGAAGTTCGGGAGCTCAA GCATCTTGTATCCAAACTTAGTCATCGGTGTTCGGAATTAGAATCTGAATTACAATCCAGCATCAGGAATTCAACAGTATCTA GTAGCAACAACTCTTCATCAAGGCATTCTCGTTCACGCCCTTCCATTCATTCAAGGTCAACTAATGGGAGTACAAGATCACAACGAAAAGTCAAAGCATCCAAGTCAAAGACAGCATCAGATGATCTTGTTTTATCTAGTAGCAATGACAGTGACTTAAGTTTGACAACACTGGACATGAGCAGTCCAAGTGACACAGATTTGACTTCTGTTCACCTGGATAGATCTCTTAGAG GAATCTCTTCAAGGAATGGAATTAAAAATATCTCAAGCTCATCTCTTAGTTCACTGAACTCTGATGATCTTTTAAAATAA
- the LOC138024090 gene encoding protein P54-like isoform X2 codes for MSRPSTVPWDKQSSVKTVGITTGVTSSQASPALVSALFERVEQQSEIVNHLKNTVMELEKERESHAGEIQRMKEEINKLNERLRERGVDIETERKLEQFKRDVYSQLEFVQSQTKLRQSEGENSLRSDAAAINELRRIVEDETESIQRDIEHLKTKLGKMELEVHSTHSDSRDVLRKQDRLDRVLSSLSENQRSQSRSLNSVVDERHSHANEVRELKHLVSKLSHRCSELESELQSSIRNSTVSSSNNSSSRHSRSRPSIHSRSTNGSTRSQRKVKASKSKTASDDLVLSSSNDSDLSLTTLDMSSPSDTDLTSVHLDRSLRGISSRNGIKNISSSSLSSLNSDDLLK; via the exons ATGTCAAGACCATCAACTGTGCCATGGGATAAACAAAGTTCAGTAAAGACAGTTGGCATAACAACTGGTGTAACATCCAGTCAGGCATCTCCTGCTTTGGTCAGTGCTCTGTTTGAAAGAGTTGAGCAACAATCAGAG ATAGTAAACCATTTAAAGAATACAGTGATGGAGCTGGAGAAAGAAAGGGAGAGCCATGCGGGAGAGATACAGAGAATGAAAG AGGAAATAAACAAGCTGAATGAAAGGCTGAGAGAAAGAGGAGTGGACATAGAAACAGAACGGAAACTTGAGCAG TTCAAGCGTGATGTGTACAGTCAGCTCGAATTTGTACAAAGTCAGACAAAACTGAGACAGAGTGAGGGTGAAAACTCCCTTCGGAGTGATGCAGCAGCTATTAATGAACT AAGAAGAATAGTAGAGGATGAGACGGAATCAATACAAAGAGATATTGAGCATCTGAAAACAAAACTGG GCAAAATGGAACTTGAAGTTCATTCAACCCATAGTGATTCAAGAGACGTTCTTAGAAAGCAGGACAGACTGGACAGG gttttgtcatcattgtcaGAGAATCAACGCTCTCAGTCCAGAAGTCTGAACAGTGTCGTTGATGAGAGGCATTCACATGCAAATGAAGTTCGGGAGCTCAA GCATCTTGTATCCAAACTTAGTCATCGGTGTTCGGAATTAGAATCTGAATTACAATCCAGCATCAGGAATTCAACAGTATCTA GTAGCAACAACTCTTCATCAAGGCATTCTCGTTCACGCCCTTCCATTCATTCAAGGTCAACTAATGGGAGTACAAGATCACAACGAAAAGTCAAAGCATCCAAGTCAAAGACAGCATCAGATGATCTTGTTTTATCTAGTAGCAATGACAGTGACTTAAGTTTGACAACACTGGACATGAGCAGTCCAAGTGACACAGATTTGACTTCTGTTCACCTGGATAGATCTCTTAGAG GAATCTCTTCAAGGAATGGAATTAAAAATATCTCAAGCTCATCTCTTAGTTCACTGAACTCTGATGATCTTTTAAAATAA